A window from Setaria italica strain Yugu1 chromosome VIII, Setaria_italica_v2.0, whole genome shotgun sequence encodes these proteins:
- the LOC101778756 gene encoding putative receptor-like protein kinase At4g00960 isoform X2, giving the protein MADPVASVEKIVKIGLKIKQAVDTVRKNKEVCLEIRKRVLRFSDILSQLQQTGMLNNNPAMSGPLEDLEETLERGLELVTSCQERRSTIRRFITAGDLSKQLREVKDDILNKVMLASFAINTNSTIMLFTIHTGIRPDPLRQPEESGLMEISHDNHSSEDIRSEQNGEENSVPGGSEALLPPLAAITLREFGLSELKAATNGFSDSNIIGRGGIATVYKSVIAIKKFRWAPRLGWAHTYEQLLLASKLQHKNVVQVLGYSHENGAVKDREYIWVEEYVPMGTLHEIIHCKEPRFDWSSLIRIIEGIAQGVRYLHEQRVVHLDLKPTNIVLDSHMNPKITDFEVAKVLNGNQLEGEIITAGTFQYIAPEYLTDGVVSMMNDVYGFGVTLLETVSGIRRRHNQPREFHLHRWAWKALEGRRKFDPALFAEPQLVEIKRCIQIGLLCAQHESADRPTMEDVLLMLNGEKELPTPEKPAYIKSTA; this is encoded by the exons ATGGCTGATCCGGTGGCCAGCGTTGAGAAGATCGTCAAGATCGGGCTCAAGATCAAGCAGGCAGTGGACACGGTTCGCAAGAACAAGGAGGTTTGCCTAGAGATCAGGAAGCGGGTGCTCAGGTTCAGCGACATCCTGTCGCAGTTGCAGCAGACGGGGATGCTAAACAACAACCCGGCCATGAGTGGCCCCCTGGAGGATCTTGAGGAGACGCTCGAACGCGGCCTCGAGCTCGTCACGTCCTGCCAGGAGAGACGAAGCACCATCCGCCGCTTCATCACGGCCGGGGACCTGTCCAAGCAGCTGCGCGAAGTGAAGGATGACATCCTGAACAAAGTGATGCTGGCGTCCTTCGCCATCAACACCAATAGCACCATTATGTTGTTCACCATTCATACTGGTATTCGTCCTGATCCGCTACGGCAACCAGAG GAAAGTGGTCTGATGGAGATATCCCATGACAATCATTCATCTGAGGATATTAG ATCTGAACAGAACGGTGAGGAAAATAGCGTACCAGGAGGATCTGAGGCCCTGCTTCCTCCCTTAGCAG CAATAACCTTAAGAGAGTTTGGGTTGTCTGAGTTGAAGGCCGCTACCAATGGATTTTCAGACAGCAATATCATCGGCCGAGGTGGCATAGCTACTGTCTACAAG AGTGTGATTGCCATCAAGAAATTCCGTTGGGCACCTCGCTTGGGTTGGGCGCACACCTACGAGCAACTTCTTCTTGCTTCAAAGCTTCAGCACAAGAATGTAGTGCAAGTTCTGGGATACTCCCACGAGAATGGAGCTGTTAAGGACAGAGAATATATCTGGGTCGAGGAATATGTTCCAATGGGAACCTTGCACGAGATTATTCATTGCAAAG AGCCCCGATTTGATTGGTCCTCCCTCATCCGGATAATTGAGGGCATAGCTCAGGGCGTAAGGTACCTACATGAGCAACGTGTTGTCCATTTGGACCTGAAACCAACAAACATCGTCTTGGATTCCCACATGAATCCTAAGATTACTGATTTTGAAGTAGCGAAAGTATTGAATGGTAATCAATTGGAGGGCGAGATCATCACAGCAGGCACATT TCAATATATAGCTCCAGAATATCTGACAGACGGTGTTGTGTCAATGATGAACGATGTGTACGGTTTTGGCGTCACCCTCCTTGAGACTGTAAGTGGAATCCGAAGACGACATAACCAACCAAGAGAATTCCATCTACACCGATGG GCTTGGAAGGCTCTCGAAGGTCGACGGAAGTTTGATCCGGCACTGTTTGCCGAGCCTCAGCTAGTGGAGATAAAAAGGTGCATACAGATAGGCCTGCTGTGCGCTCAGCATGAGTCGGCAGACCGCCCCACCATGGAAGATGTTCTTCTGATGCTCAATGGCGAGAAAGAACTGCCGACACCAGAGAAACCAGCGTACATCAAATCGACTGCCTAG
- the LOC101778756 gene encoding putative receptor-like protein kinase At4g00960 isoform X1, with the protein MADPVASVEKIVKIGLKIKQAVDTVRKNKEVCLEIRKRVLRFSDILSQLQQTGMLNNNPAMSGPLEDLEETLERGLELVTSCQERRSTIRRFITAGDLSKQLREVKDDILNKVMLASFAINTNSTIMLFTIHTGIRPDPLRQPEESGLMEISHDNHSSEDIRSEQNGEENSVPGGSEALLPPLAAITLREFGLSELKAATNGFSDSNIIGRGGIATVYKGVLDDQSVIAIKKFRWAPRLGWAHTYEQLLLASKLQHKNVVQVLGYSHENGAVKDREYIWVEEYVPMGTLHEIIHCKEPRFDWSSLIRIIEGIAQGVRYLHEQRVVHLDLKPTNIVLDSHMNPKITDFEVAKVLNGNQLEGEIITAGTFQYIAPEYLTDGVVSMMNDVYGFGVTLLETVSGIRRRHNQPREFHLHRWAWKALEGRRKFDPALFAEPQLVEIKRCIQIGLLCAQHESADRPTMEDVLLMLNGEKELPTPEKPAYIKSTA; encoded by the exons ATGGCTGATCCGGTGGCCAGCGTTGAGAAGATCGTCAAGATCGGGCTCAAGATCAAGCAGGCAGTGGACACGGTTCGCAAGAACAAGGAGGTTTGCCTAGAGATCAGGAAGCGGGTGCTCAGGTTCAGCGACATCCTGTCGCAGTTGCAGCAGACGGGGATGCTAAACAACAACCCGGCCATGAGTGGCCCCCTGGAGGATCTTGAGGAGACGCTCGAACGCGGCCTCGAGCTCGTCACGTCCTGCCAGGAGAGACGAAGCACCATCCGCCGCTTCATCACGGCCGGGGACCTGTCCAAGCAGCTGCGCGAAGTGAAGGATGACATCCTGAACAAAGTGATGCTGGCGTCCTTCGCCATCAACACCAATAGCACCATTATGTTGTTCACCATTCATACTGGTATTCGTCCTGATCCGCTACGGCAACCAGAG GAAAGTGGTCTGATGGAGATATCCCATGACAATCATTCATCTGAGGATATTAG ATCTGAACAGAACGGTGAGGAAAATAGCGTACCAGGAGGATCTGAGGCCCTGCTTCCTCCCTTAGCAG CAATAACCTTAAGAGAGTTTGGGTTGTCTGAGTTGAAGGCCGCTACCAATGGATTTTCAGACAGCAATATCATCGGCCGAGGTGGCATAGCTACTGTCTACAAG GGTGTATTAGATGACCAGAGTGTGATTGCCATCAAGAAATTCCGTTGGGCACCTCGCTTGGGTTGGGCGCACACCTACGAGCAACTTCTTCTTGCTTCAAAGCTTCAGCACAAGAATGTAGTGCAAGTTCTGGGATACTCCCACGAGAATGGAGCTGTTAAGGACAGAGAATATATCTGGGTCGAGGAATATGTTCCAATGGGAACCTTGCACGAGATTATTCATTGCAAAG AGCCCCGATTTGATTGGTCCTCCCTCATCCGGATAATTGAGGGCATAGCTCAGGGCGTAAGGTACCTACATGAGCAACGTGTTGTCCATTTGGACCTGAAACCAACAAACATCGTCTTGGATTCCCACATGAATCCTAAGATTACTGATTTTGAAGTAGCGAAAGTATTGAATGGTAATCAATTGGAGGGCGAGATCATCACAGCAGGCACATT TCAATATATAGCTCCAGAATATCTGACAGACGGTGTTGTGTCAATGATGAACGATGTGTACGGTTTTGGCGTCACCCTCCTTGAGACTGTAAGTGGAATCCGAAGACGACATAACCAACCAAGAGAATTCCATCTACACCGATGG GCTTGGAAGGCTCTCGAAGGTCGACGGAAGTTTGATCCGGCACTGTTTGCCGAGCCTCAGCTAGTGGAGATAAAAAGGTGCATACAGATAGGCCTGCTGTGCGCTCAGCATGAGTCGGCAGACCGCCCCACCATGGAAGATGTTCTTCTGATGCTCAATGGCGAGAAAGAACTGCCGACACCAGAGAAACCAGCGTACATCAAATCGACTGCCTAG
- the LOC101779031 gene encoding formate dehydrogenase 2, mitochondrial isoform X1: MSMIRRAAQQATRFAMGRPHVPRNAPAARSLHQASAGSSKKIVGVFYKGGEYADRNPNFVGCAEHALGIRGWLESQGHQYIVTDDKDGPNCELEKHIADAHVLITTPFHPAYVTADRIARAKNLELLLTAGIGSDHVDLPAAAAAGLTVAEVTGSNTVSVAEDQLMRVLVLVRNFLPGHHQVISGEWDVAGVAHRAHDLEGKTVGTVGAGRIGRLLLQRLRPFNCRLLYHDRLRIDPALEAETGAQFEAELDAMLPKCDVVVLNMPLTEKTRGMFDKERIARMKKGVIIVNNARGAIMDTQAVADACATGHIAGYGGDVWHPQPAPKDHPWRYMPNNAMTPHISGTTIDGQLRYAAGVKDMLERYFKGQDFPVQNYIVKEGKLAGQYQ, from the exons ATGTCCATGATCAGGAGGGCGGCGCAGCAGGCGACACGGTTCGCCATGGGACGACCGCACGTCCCGCGCAATGCGCCCGCTGCGAGGAGCCTTCAT CAGGCGTCCGCCGGCAGCAGCAAGAAGATCGTGGGCGTGTTCTACAAGGGCGGCGAGTACGCCGACCGGAACCCCAACTTCGTCGGCTGCGCCGAGCACGCCCTCGGCATCCGCGGCTGGCTAGAGTCGCAGGGCCACCAGTACATCGTCACCGACGACAAGGACGGCCCCAACTGCG AGCTGGAGAAGCACATCGCGGACGCGCACGTGCTCATCACCACGCCGTTCCACCCGGCGTACGTGACCGCGGACCGCATCGCGCGCGCCAAGAACCTGGAGCTGCTCCTCACGGCGGGGATCGGCTCCGACCACGTCGAcctgccggcggccgccgccgcggggctcaCCGTCGCCGAGGTCACCGGCAGCAACACGGTGTCGGTGGCCGAGGACCAGCTCATgcgcgtcctcgtcctcgtgcGCAACTTCCTGCCGGGCCACCACCAGGTCATCAGCGGGGAGTGGGACGTGGCCGGCGTCGCGCACCGCGCGCACGACCTGGAGGGGAAGACGGTGGGCACCGTCGGCGCCGGCCGGATCGggcgcctgctgctgcagcgCCTCAGGCCGTTCAACTGCAGGCTGCTCTACCACGACAGGCTCCGGATCGACCCGGCGCTGGAGGCGGAGACCGGCGCCCAGTTCGAGGCGGAGCTCGACGCCATGCTGCCCAAGTGCGACGTCGTCGTGCTCAACATGCCGCTCACCGAGAAAACAAG AGGCATGTTCGACAAGGAGAGGATCGCGAGGATGAAGAAAGGCGTGATCATCGTGAACAACGCCCGAGGCGCGATCATGGACACGCAGGCCGTGGCGGACGCTTGCGCCACCGGGCACATCGCTG GATACGGCGGCGATGTGTGGCACCCTCAGCCTGCGCCCAAGGACCACCCGTGGCGCTACATGCCGAACAACGCCATGACCCCTCACATCTCCGGCACCACCATTGATGGCCAG CTGAGGTATGCGGCGGGGGTGAAGGACATGCTAGAGAGGTACTTCAAGGGCCAGGATTTCCCGGTGCAGAATTACATCGTCAAGGAAGGCAAGCTCGCGGGCCAGTACCAGTGA
- the LOC101779031 gene encoding formate dehydrogenase 2, mitochondrial isoform X2, with protein sequence MSMIRRAAQQATRFAMGRPHVPRNAPAARSLHASAGSSKKIVGVFYKGGEYADRNPNFVGCAEHALGIRGWLESQGHQYIVTDDKDGPNCELEKHIADAHVLITTPFHPAYVTADRIARAKNLELLLTAGIGSDHVDLPAAAAAGLTVAEVTGSNTVSVAEDQLMRVLVLVRNFLPGHHQVISGEWDVAGVAHRAHDLEGKTVGTVGAGRIGRLLLQRLRPFNCRLLYHDRLRIDPALEAETGAQFEAELDAMLPKCDVVVLNMPLTEKTRGMFDKERIARMKKGVIIVNNARGAIMDTQAVADACATGHIAGYGGDVWHPQPAPKDHPWRYMPNNAMTPHISGTTIDGQLRYAAGVKDMLERYFKGQDFPVQNYIVKEGKLAGQYQ encoded by the exons ATGTCCATGATCAGGAGGGCGGCGCAGCAGGCGACACGGTTCGCCATGGGACGACCGCACGTCCCGCGCAATGCGCCCGCTGCGAGGAGCCTTCAT GCGTCCGCCGGCAGCAGCAAGAAGATCGTGGGCGTGTTCTACAAGGGCGGCGAGTACGCCGACCGGAACCCCAACTTCGTCGGCTGCGCCGAGCACGCCCTCGGCATCCGCGGCTGGCTAGAGTCGCAGGGCCACCAGTACATCGTCACCGACGACAAGGACGGCCCCAACTGCG AGCTGGAGAAGCACATCGCGGACGCGCACGTGCTCATCACCACGCCGTTCCACCCGGCGTACGTGACCGCGGACCGCATCGCGCGCGCCAAGAACCTGGAGCTGCTCCTCACGGCGGGGATCGGCTCCGACCACGTCGAcctgccggcggccgccgccgcggggctcaCCGTCGCCGAGGTCACCGGCAGCAACACGGTGTCGGTGGCCGAGGACCAGCTCATgcgcgtcctcgtcctcgtgcGCAACTTCCTGCCGGGCCACCACCAGGTCATCAGCGGGGAGTGGGACGTGGCCGGCGTCGCGCACCGCGCGCACGACCTGGAGGGGAAGACGGTGGGCACCGTCGGCGCCGGCCGGATCGggcgcctgctgctgcagcgCCTCAGGCCGTTCAACTGCAGGCTGCTCTACCACGACAGGCTCCGGATCGACCCGGCGCTGGAGGCGGAGACCGGCGCCCAGTTCGAGGCGGAGCTCGACGCCATGCTGCCCAAGTGCGACGTCGTCGTGCTCAACATGCCGCTCACCGAGAAAACAAG AGGCATGTTCGACAAGGAGAGGATCGCGAGGATGAAGAAAGGCGTGATCATCGTGAACAACGCCCGAGGCGCGATCATGGACACGCAGGCCGTGGCGGACGCTTGCGCCACCGGGCACATCGCTG GATACGGCGGCGATGTGTGGCACCCTCAGCCTGCGCCCAAGGACCACCCGTGGCGCTACATGCCGAACAACGCCATGACCCCTCACATCTCCGGCACCACCATTGATGGCCAG CTGAGGTATGCGGCGGGGGTGAAGGACATGCTAGAGAGGTACTTCAAGGGCCAGGATTTCCCGGTGCAGAATTACATCGTCAAGGAAGGCAAGCTCGCGGGCCAGTACCAGTGA